The sequence GTCAGGCCCATACCGCTCTTCCAGAGGCTTGTTCATGCGCTTAGGGTTGGTGCTGATTACATATTTGTTAATGAGGTTAGGGGTCCGGAGGACACTAGGGCGTGGCTTCACGCCATAATGAGTGGGCAGGTGGGTGGTGCAACCACGATGCATGCCGGCGGTGTTGAGGAGGCGCTGGTGAGGCTTAGGGAGTATGGTGTACCCATCGAGGAGATTAAGTTGCTTGTCGTTCTAATGGGTAGGTCTGAGGAGGGTAATAGGGTTGTTAGGAGGGTTGTGGGTGTGTGGGTTGTGGATGGTGGTAAGCCATTGGTTGCCTGGGATGGGGCTTTGCGTGAGGATGTCCTGGTTAAGTTCCTGGGTGGGCGTGTTGGTGAGGACTTCGTGATTAGGGAGGTGGGTGATAGGGAGGCGTTTCTTGGGCATTACTCGGGCTTTGACGTTGATGAGGCAGAGTGGGTTAGGTTAATAGCCCTGTTTCATAGGGCTAGGAACTTGGTCATGCCCAGGGAGGTCAGGAGTGACGTTGTCTTTGAGGAGCCCTGACCCTAGCCAGCAATTGTCTTGCCAACTCATTAATGTCGAGTTGGTTTGGGTAATTACTAATCAGAACTTCCTTGCCAGTCCTCAACGACCTCCTAACCTCATCATCACCTGCGCCCAAATCCCTCAAAGCCCGTTCTAGGAGCCTCAACCCGTTACTCACGTACACCTCCACTGCATCCCTACTTGGCTTGCCGCCCTCAGTCCTGAACCTCGGCCTGTTGTTGATCCTCCTCATGAGCCTCGTTATTTCCTCATCCTCGTCTAATGCCGTGGTCTTCCTACGCAGGAACCTCATGGACTCACCCAAACCCTCTCCGCATTCAGTCTCTCCAGTAATGCCGTTAACTCATCAATCGCCTTCCTAAATTGACCAAGCTCCGGGTCCTTGACCAGGTAAGGTATTGAGCCCAGTCGCCATGCCGCCTCAATGGCTGGGTTCCTGAGTATCTTCACCACGTTCTTAACGCCAATGTCCAGGTTACCCCTTATACTCGATAACTTATTCAGCACCACAATGCCCTCCTTCCCTGGGCCCATTGTTGACGCGTACTCAAGCATGTTACCGAGCCATCCCATGCCGCCAGGCTCGTCTGTGGCCACCAGTGTTATCACATCGGCATTGCCTATCAACGCCATCATGAGCCCCGGGTTTAGGGCCAGTGATAGGGCTGGTGTGTCTATCAGTATGAAGTTGGGCCTAACCCTGTAATTGCCTATTCCCTTAATCAGTGATGATATCCTCGAGCTCAGGACCGTGGTGCTCGGTAATGCAGTGTATGGGTTCGTGATGGGCGAGGCACCGGGTGGTATGACCTTTATGTTCCCCACAACCCCATCCTCAATGAACGCCGTCGAGGTTCTAACGGCCTTCGTAATCCCCATCATGTACGTCAAGGCACCATTAACACTACCTGGGTTGTTCACGCCTAGTACCCTAGAGGCCGTGGCGTTTGGGTCCAGGTCAATGAACCAAGTCCTGTAACCACTAATTGCCAGTGCTGTGGCTAGGCTCGTGGTTATTAATGTCTTGCCAACACCGCCCTTCTGGCTTAGGAACAATACTGTTAACATAGGTTGTAACTATGCATGGCATTATTAAGGTTTTACCCGCTAAGTCATTGTCAGGGCTATGTACGTGATCACCAGTGGTACCGTGGTGTAGATGCCCGTGACCACAGAGTCAAGCACGTAACCACTCATGAAGCCCCCAAGTATGACTGTTGGAAGCATTAGCTGTAGCATGGCTGCACCCCCAGCCACTTGGGTTGCTATCAACCTGGTTATCACAAGCATGACCTCCATGAGGGATATAGACACAATAACAGAGGCGTACCCAATCCTCCTGGATTCCATTATGGTGTTTATTACGTGGGTTAATGACGTAACTGCCACGTTAATTACGTCAGGTCTCCCCATACCCGTTATGGCCACCGCCCTCGTATACTCATTAATGAAGCCCTCGAGCCAATTCCTTGACCGTGCATCGCCGAGCCTAAGCGTGACCGCGGCCCTCATCACCCTATTAATTGCCGTGTGCCTCACCTCATTGATTATCCTAACCTTCCCAACGTACCAGTTGAGGCTTAGGCCTAGGAAGGCCGTGGAGAACGCAAGCCATGCCAACTCAATAGACCTGGTAACTACGTAGGCAGGTACCGCTGGTATTAACGCGGCTCCCATGTACATGATTAATTCATTGTCAATAACCACTAGCCCCGGGTCCAAGCTCCAGCCCAGCAATGCGGTTATTGGGGCCGCTGAGACGTATGTCGTTACTAAGTACATTGTTGGGTCTATGCCTATGGCCCTACTCACTAGGACTATTGTCATTGGCATTATGGCTAATGTAATTACCGTGAGCATGTCGAGCAGCATTACCAAGTCTCTATGGTCATTCCTAAGCCTTCCCAAGTAGTCGTCGAGCTCTCTTAGTATGTGGAGCACGGCGGTACTCGGTTCAATACCTAGCCTCTCAGTATTAACCATGGTTTCAAGCACACTGCCTAGACTACCCACGTACTTCGTGATAGGCTCATTCATTGAAATCACAGCCCCAGCCATTAATAATCGTTTAATTAAGGGACGGTTAAAACCGAGTCTTTGGGCCTCACTGACTAGGGTATCAATGACCCTACCCACTGGCTGGGCTAGGAATAGGGGTGTTGCGAGTGTTATGAGCAATGCCTCCTCAAGCCTAGCCCTGAACCAAGGCTTGACTGTGGCTAAGCCCATAGGTCTATGTATAGATAATGCTTAATAAGGAGTACCTCTATAGACTTACTATGCCTAGTCGTGGTGAGTTGTCACCGTTGGTTTCAGTTATCATTGCGGCGGTCCTCATCGTCGTTGGCGTAACTTTGATAATGCTTTTTTACCATGGTGCAAAATCAATGAGCCAGCGCGCCCTTAACGCACCTGA is a genomic window of Vulcanisaeta souniana JCM 11219 containing:
- a CDS encoding ParA family protein; amino-acid sequence: MLTVLFLSQKGGVGKTLITTSLATALAISGYRTWFIDLDPNATASRVLGVNNPGSVNGALTYMMGITKAVRTSTAFIEDGVVGNIKVIPPGASPITNPYTALPSTTVLSSRISSLIKGIGNYRVRPNFILIDTPALSLALNPGLMMALIGNADVITLVATDEPGGMGWLGNMLEYASTMGPGKEGIVVLNKLSSIRGNLDIGVKNVVKILRNPAIEAAWRLGSIPYLVKDPELGQFRKAIDELTALLERLNAERVWVSP